A stretch of the Streptomyces sp. WMMB303 genome encodes the following:
- a CDS encoding response regulator transcription factor, which yields MTGGTVRLLLADDHPVVRAGLRAVLETEPGLAVVAEAATAEEAVALAGAGGIDVVLMDLQFGAGMTGAEATAAITARPGAPRVLVVTTYGTDADALPAIEAGATGYLLKDAPPDELAEAVRTAAAGRTALAPAVADRLMRRLRAPGTAPTQRETEVLTLVAAGLSNKDIGRRLHLTEGTVKSHLARIYTKLGVDSRTAAVAAAADLGYIRR from the coding sequence GTGACCGGCGGTACGGTCCGGCTGCTGCTGGCCGACGACCACCCCGTGGTGCGCGCGGGGCTGCGCGCCGTCCTGGAGACCGAACCGGGGCTCGCCGTCGTGGCCGAAGCCGCCACGGCCGAGGAGGCCGTCGCCCTCGCCGGCGCGGGCGGGATCGACGTGGTGTTGATGGATCTGCAGTTCGGTGCCGGTATGACCGGTGCGGAGGCCACCGCCGCGATCACCGCGCGTCCCGGCGCGCCGCGGGTCCTGGTCGTCACCACCTACGGCACCGACGCCGACGCGCTGCCGGCCATCGAGGCGGGCGCCACCGGCTACCTCCTCAAGGACGCGCCGCCGGACGAACTGGCCGAGGCCGTACGCACCGCGGCCGCGGGCCGTACCGCCCTCGCGCCCGCGGTGGCCGACCGTCTCATGCGGCGGCTGCGCGCCCCGGGGACCGCCCCGACCCAGCGGGAGACCGAGGTGCTGACCCTGGTCGCCGCGGGGCTGTCCAACAAGGACATCGGCCGCCGGCTCCACCTCACCGAGGGAACGGTCAAGTCCCATCTGGCGCGCATCTACACCAAGCTCGGCGTCGACTCCCGCACCGCGGCCGTGGCCGCCGCCGCGGATCTCGGGTACATCCGCCGCTGA
- a CDS encoding LysR family transcriptional regulator: MELRQLRTFEAVVKHGTVTEAAHALDLAPSSVSAHIRALEEAMGVALFARTAHGMRTTAAGDRLVDWAARLLRQSEQAVGEVRGAPRPLRLGALETIAATCVPAVLRRFARRRPRLGVEVRVAAGRGVLLDEVAAGSMTAALLLDRGESLGGLGFPLPAAPLSSLDVGAVPLDLVAAPGHPLAGRRLAAAELAGERLLVNVAQCSFRMVADHLLGPEVERVEAGGVPVMRAWAEQGLGIALLPRFAVEDGLEQGRLLRLGLPAPDLVLRLVWSTADEALPEVRELLYAASGSRGAA; the protein is encoded by the coding sequence ATGGAGCTGCGACAACTCCGCACCTTCGAGGCGGTGGTGAAGCACGGCACGGTCACCGAGGCCGCACACGCGCTCGATCTCGCCCCCTCGTCGGTCTCCGCGCACATCCGGGCGCTGGAGGAGGCGATGGGGGTCGCTCTGTTCGCGCGTACGGCGCACGGCATGCGCACGACGGCCGCGGGCGACCGGTTGGTGGACTGGGCGGCACGGCTGCTGCGCCAGTCAGAGCAGGCGGTCGGCGAGGTGCGGGGCGCGCCCCGGCCGCTGCGGCTCGGCGCGCTGGAGACCATCGCGGCCACCTGCGTACCGGCGGTGCTCCGCCGGTTCGCGCGTCGGCGGCCCCGCCTCGGGGTCGAGGTGCGCGTCGCCGCCGGGCGTGGCGTGCTGCTCGACGAGGTCGCCGCGGGGAGCATGACCGCGGCGCTGCTCCTGGACCGGGGCGAGAGCCTGGGCGGGCTGGGCTTCCCCCTCCCGGCGGCGCCGCTCTCCAGCCTGGACGTCGGGGCCGTTCCGCTGGATCTGGTGGCCGCTCCCGGACATCCGCTGGCCGGCCGCCGGCTGGCGGCGGCCGAGTTGGCGGGCGAGCGGCTGCTGGTCAACGTGGCGCAGTGCTCCTTCCGCATGGTCGCCGACCACCTGCTGGGCCCCGAGGTCGAGCGGGTGGAAGCCGGTGGGGTACCGGTGATGCGGGCATGGGCGGAGCAGGGCCTGGGCATCGCGCTGCTGCCCCGGTTCGCGGTCGAGGACGGGCTCGAGCAGGGCCGTCTGCTCCGGCTCGGGCTGCCCGCCCCCGACCTCGTGCTGCGGCTGGTGTGGAGCACCGCCGACGAGGCGCTTCCCGAGGTGCGCGAACTGCTGTACGCGGCGAGCGGCAGCCGCGGCGCCGCCTGA